ATAGGGCCTTCTCCTCTTAACCTTTGGTAGCGCGCTTTAGATATCTAAACGCGTGCTAAAATTTACTTACCATCCACACTGAAGCGTACGATCACGCGTTGAGCCTTGCGGCAATCATTCACGCGACAGAATTCCGCTGCAGATGCAATATTTCTATCTTTAACTTTTAAAACGTCGAGGAAGCTTCTTCCAGACACCTTCATAAGAGACATCAACTCTTGCTGATTTGTAAAACCAGAAGCTTTTCCGTCTACGATATGTTGGAAGATTGCGTTCGCGCGTTTGTAACTCAAATCCATATTGTATTTAAGAGCAGCCTTGTCTTCAGGCTTTGTGCTCTTGGGATCGATGAATCGACCTTGATAGGTTGGCGAAGCAAACCCAATAATTTCTACATTTGAAATTTTACTTGCCACTTTAGGATTGCCAAATAAAGACTTAGAATAAATTGGCATTGCTCTTTCAATCACGTTCTTCATTTCAGGTTTTAGATTTGCTGAGTTACTATCAAAGTAAGCATCACCAAAATCCAAAACCACGTCGCCAGTTCCCATATCCACGTCGGCTTTGATTCCAGCTTTCGCAAATCCAGCTTTGATTTCTTTAGCTACGGCTTTTCTAGTATCAATTTCTTCTTTGGCTTTTGCGAGATCGCCTTCCGTAGATTTCAACTGACCTTTTAGACCGGCAACTTTTCCTTGGAGTTCTGCTGCTTTCTTGCCAGCTTCCGCACGGAACTGAGCTTCTTTTGCGGCTCTAGCAGCGGCTTCTTCTTTGGTTTGTGAAAGCTCCGCCTGCGTTCCGGCAAGAGCAGAATTCAACTGATTCAACTCTTGGTTCGCCTGAGCCAATTGTTGATTGTACTGTTGATTTGTAGATTGAAGAGCTGCTAAACGTTGTTCATTCTGCGCTTTAATAGTCTGAACTTGTTTATTGTAGGCAGTCTTCGTCATTTTATTTTTCTTATAAGCAAATTGAAGCTCTTTCATTTTCTTTTCAAGGGCAGCCTTGTTGGCAGCGATTTGACGATTTCCTTCTTCTATCAATTGAGTCTTTTGAGAAATGTCAGATTTCAATGTACCGATATCTTTTTGTTGTTCGTCAATTTGTGTATCTTGATCTGTAATGATTTCGTTTCTTGTCACGATTCTAGATTTTGCTACTTTGTTAGCATTCAAAATATTACGAACCATCTGTTGATATTTATTCAGAGCTTGAGCTTTCTTTCCATTCTCAGTAGCTTCGTTAGCCAAGCGATCTTTTTCTGATTTGGCTTCTTCTTGGAGAAGAGTCAACTTGTCCATAAGATCTTGATATTCTTGCTGTTCGTCTTTGGCGGCGGTGTCCATGTAGTTTTTCTTCACAGACTCGTACATCTTCAATTGATTTTCTAATTCCTCAACGCGAGTAGAAAGTTTTTGATTGTCAGATTGGCTTTTGATTGCATCTGTTCCAGTGCGTAAACTTGCCATCACGTACAGCAATAAAAAAATTGTACTCAAACCCAAAAATAAATCTGAGTACGATGTCCAAAAACTATCATTGCCTTCGGAGTTTTTATTTTTTTCGTAATTAAATGCCATATTTAACCCTTTACACGTCAAATTGCTTATCGACGGATATAAAGGGGATTTAAATACTTGAAGAATTCTATTGGACTTACG
Above is a window of Bdellovibrionota bacterium DNA encoding:
- a CDS encoding microtubule-binding protein; the protein is MAFNYEKNKNSEGNDSFWTSYSDLFLGLSTIFLLLYVMASLRTGTDAIKSQSDNQKLSTRVEELENQLKMYESVKKNYMDTAAKDEQQEYQDLMDKLTLLQEEAKSEKDRLANEATENGKKAQALNKYQQMVRNILNANKVAKSRIVTRNEIITDQDTQIDEQQKDIGTLKSDISQKTQLIEEGNRQIAANKAALEKKMKELQFAYKKNKMTKTAYNKQVQTIKAQNEQRLAALQSTNQQYNQQLAQANQELNQLNSALAGTQAELSQTKEEAAARAAKEAQFRAEAGKKAAELQGKVAGLKGQLKSTEGDLAKAKEEIDTRKAVAKEIKAGFAKAGIKADVDMGTGDVVLDFGDAYFDSNSANLKPEMKNVIERAMPIYSKSLFGNPKVASKISNVEIIGFASPTYQGRFIDPKSTKPEDKAALKYNMDLSYKRANAIFQHIVDGKASGFTNQQELMSLMKVSGRSFLDVLKVKDRNIASAAEFCRVNDCRKAQRVIVRFSVDGK